The following proteins are encoded in a genomic region of Polynucleobacter paludilacus:
- the hpf gene encoding ribosome hibernation-promoting factor, HPF/YfiA family, which produces MNLKINSRHVEVTPGMREHLEAGFAKIRKHFDHVIDASAFLMVDKAKEKDLRQTAEITIHLKGKELFAQAHHSDLYHAMDAVVDKLERQVVKHKEKIQDHHHEKHFD; this is translated from the coding sequence ATGAATTTAAAGATTAATAGCCGTCATGTAGAAGTTACACCAGGAATGCGGGAACATCTTGAGGCGGGTTTTGCCAAAATTCGCAAACATTTTGATCATGTAATCGATGCATCCGCATTTTTGATGGTAGATAAAGCCAAAGAAAAAGATTTGCGCCAGACCGCTGAAATCACAATTCACCTCAAGGGCAAAGAGCTCTTTGCTCAAGCCCACCACTCTGACCTCTACCATGCGATGGATGCCGTGGTTGATAAATTAGAGCGCCAAGTCGTTAAACACAAAGAAAAAATCCAAGATCACCATCACGAAAAGCATTTCGACTAG
- a CDS encoding PTS sugar transporter subunit IIA — translation MNALNDLFTLDCITLDSPAKNRAEVFVDAAKLFSNQIGINADLVVEFLNAREALGSTALGAGVAIPHGRVKGLKQPIAAFIRLKNPIDFAAPDGEAVSILIFLLVPEKATQEHLEILSSIAQLLSDADARKILSTEADPGKICELIQNWTH, via the coding sequence ATGAATGCCCTGAATGATCTTTTTACCCTCGACTGCATCACCCTAGACAGCCCTGCCAAAAACAGGGCTGAGGTATTTGTGGATGCAGCTAAGCTTTTTTCCAATCAAATTGGTATCAACGCCGACTTGGTGGTGGAGTTTCTCAATGCGCGAGAAGCGCTTGGCTCTACCGCCCTCGGTGCTGGTGTCGCTATCCCCCATGGCCGAGTTAAAGGCTTAAAGCAACCTATTGCTGCTTTTATCAGACTAAAAAATCCAATCGATTTTGCAGCTCCTGATGGTGAAGCTGTTTCGATCTTGATCTTTTTATTGGTTCCTGAAAAAGCCACCCAAGAGCATTTAGAGATTCTTTCCTCAATCGCCCAACTCTTATCCGATGCTGATGCTCGCAAGATTTTATCTACTGAAGCTGATCCAGGAAAAATCTGCGAACTCATTCAAAACTGGACTCATTAA
- a CDS encoding LptA/OstA family protein, which yields MNPLSLTYRHLCLISLLIVFFGAAHAEKADQKKPLILEADKVSVNDVQQAYELNGNILLIKGSILVTGEQGNIKVDPEGYEFVTMQSDEDSSASFRQRREGPANEFIQANGKDVVYDAKTEILTITGDASMKRLLNMQMLDQLRGWKIEYDDVKQYYRVFPPPNAKESDLPLARAILSPRQKATLEK from the coding sequence ATGAACCCACTTTCGCTAACCTATCGCCACCTTTGTCTAATTAGCCTGCTCATTGTTTTTTTTGGCGCAGCTCATGCAGAAAAAGCCGATCAAAAGAAACCGCTGATACTAGAGGCCGATAAAGTTTCTGTGAATGATGTGCAGCAAGCTTATGAGCTCAATGGCAATATTCTGTTAATCAAAGGGAGCATTCTCGTTACGGGCGAACAGGGCAACATTAAAGTCGACCCAGAGGGTTATGAGTTTGTTACGATGCAAAGCGATGAAGACAGTAGCGCTAGCTTCAGGCAGCGACGCGAGGGGCCTGCGAACGAATTCATACAAGCCAATGGCAAGGATGTCGTCTACGATGCCAAAACTGAAATATTGACTATTACCGGTGACGCCAGTATGAAGCGGCTGCTAAATATGCAAATGCTGGATCAACTGCGTGGGTGGAAAATTGAGTACGATGACGTTAAGCAGTACTATCGGGTATTTCCACCACCCAATGCCAAAGAGAGTGATTTGCCCCTAGCAAGAGCAATACTTTCACCCAGACAAAAAGCTACTTTAGAAAAATGA
- the lptB gene encoding LPS export ABC transporter ATP-binding protein — protein sequence MTVDSNSSSAATLSAHHLQKHYGSRTVVRDVSLEVKCGEVVGLLGPNGAGKTTSFYMIVGLVPLDDGRIILDGTDITHLPIHERARMGLSYLPQEASVFRKLNVAENIQAVLELQAQGGVPLSKAEIQSRLDELLGELQISHLRDNPALSLSGGERRRVEIARALASQPKFILLDEPFAGVDPIAVGEIQRIVRFLRDRQIGVLITDHNVRETLGICDHAYIISEGSVLAAGKPDEIIENDAVRRVYLGENFRM from the coding sequence ATGACTGTAGATTCGAATTCAAGTTCCGCTGCAACGCTCAGTGCACATCATTTGCAGAAACACTATGGCTCACGCACAGTCGTCAGGGATGTCTCATTAGAGGTGAAATGTGGAGAGGTTGTCGGCTTGCTGGGTCCGAACGGTGCCGGTAAAACCACTTCCTTTTATATGATTGTTGGGCTAGTCCCGCTTGATGATGGCAGAATCATTTTGGACGGCACAGATATCACCCATTTGCCGATTCACGAACGCGCGCGCATGGGACTCTCCTACTTGCCTCAAGAGGCTTCGGTGTTCCGGAAATTGAATGTTGCAGAAAACATTCAAGCGGTTTTAGAGCTGCAAGCGCAAGGTGGCGTTCCGCTCAGCAAAGCTGAAATTCAGAGTCGGCTTGATGAGCTGTTGGGCGAACTCCAAATTAGCCACTTACGTGATAACCCTGCGCTTTCCTTATCGGGCGGCGAGAGACGACGTGTAGAGATTGCGCGTGCGCTAGCGTCACAACCCAAATTCATTTTGCTCGACGAACCCTTTGCCGGCGTAGACCCAATCGCCGTTGGCGAAATTCAGCGAATTGTTCGTTTCTTGCGAGATCGCCAGATTGGAGTATTAATTACTGACCACAATGTCCGTGAAACTCTAGGCATTTGTGACCACGCTTACATTATTAGCGAGGGTTCTGTCCTTGCTGCAGGTAAGCCCGATGAAATTATCGAAAACGATGCCGTCCGCAGAGTCTATCTCGGCGAGAATTTCCGGATGTAA